A stretch of Lutra lutra chromosome 9, mLutLut1.2, whole genome shotgun sequence DNA encodes these proteins:
- the SLC2A10 gene encoding solute carrier family 2, facilitated glucose transporter member 10, which produces MGRPQLLLPLCASVSLLGGLTFGYELAVISGALLPLQLDFGLSCFEQELLVGSLLLGALLASLVGGVLIDHYGRKQAILGSNAVLLAGSLSLGLAGSLAWLVLGRLVAGFAISLSSMACCIYVAELVGPRQRGVLVSLYEAGITLGILLSYALNYALAGVPGGWRHMFGWAAAPALLQSLSLFCLPAGIIEAAPCRDLIPLQGGEAPKLARPSYSLLDLFRARDNMRGRTVVGLGLVIFQQLTGQPNVLCYASTIFHSVGFRGASSAVLASVGLGAVKVVATLTALGLVDRAGRRALLLAGCALMALSVSGIGLVSLAVPMDSGPGCLAAPNASGPSGLPGDSSLPQSPVTPNPPPTTRQNPGEPGLPASKKIKTPTAPPWPASGTATPTSPSGPERAALHWAALVCMMVFVSAFSFGFGPVTWLVLSEIYPVEIRGRAFAFCNSFNWATNLLVSLSFLDLIGAIGLSWTFLLYGLTAVLGLGFIYAFVPETKGQSLAEIDQQFQKRRFALSFGSRRSSTRIPYTRIEVSAAS; this is translated from the exons ATGG GCCGTCCCCAACTGCTCCTGCCCCTGTGTGCCTCTGTGTCTCTGCTGGGTGGCCTGACCTTTGGTTACGAACTGGCGGTCATATCAGGCGCCCTGCTGCCCCTGCAGCTTGACTTCGGGCTATCCTGCTTCGAGCAGGAGCTCCTGGTGGGCAGCCTGCTCCTGGGGGCTCTCCTGGCCTCCCTGGTGGGGGGCGTCCTCATCGATCACTATGGCAGGAAACAAGCCATCCTTGGCAGTAACGCAGTGCTCCTGGCAGGTAGCCTGAGCCTGGGCCTGGCTGGGTCCCTGGCCTGGCTGGTCCTGGGCCGCCTGGTGGCTGGCTTtgccatctccctctcctccatggCCTGCTGTATTTATGTGGCGGAGCTGGTGGGGCCACGGCAGCGGGGAGTGCTGGTGTCCCTCTACGAGGCTGGCATCACCCTGGGGATCCTGCTGTCCTATGCACTCAACTACGCCCTGGCTGGTGTCCCCGGGGGGTGGAGGCATATGTTCGGCTGGGCTGCAGCTCCTGCTCTGCTGCAGTCCCTCAGCCTCTTCTGTCTCCCTGCTGGTATCATTGAGGCTGCACCCTGCAGGGACCTCATTCCTCTCCAGGGAGGTGAGGCCCCCAAGCTGGCGAGGCCGAGCTACTCCCTTCTGGACCTCTTCAGGGCCCGGGATAACATGCGAGGCCGGACTGTGGTGGGCTTGGGACTGGTGATCTTCCAGCAGCTAACTGGGCAGCCCAACGTGCTATGCTACGCCTCCACCATCTTCCACTCGGTCGGCTTCCGTGGGGCCTCCTCCGCCGTGCTGGCTTCTGTGGGGCTCGGCGCCGTGAAGGTGGTGGCTACCCTGACGGCACTGGGGCTGGTGGACCGAGCGGGCCGCAGGGCGCTGTTACTGGCTGGCTGTGCCCTCATGGCCCTGTCGGTCAGTGGCATCGGCCTCGTGAGCTTGGCCGTGCCCATGGACTCCGGCCCAGGCTGCCTGGCCGCGCCCAACGCCAGCGGGCCGTCTGGCCTCCCTGGAGACTCGAGCCTGCCCCAGAGTCCTGTCACTCCAAACCCCCCACCAACGACCCGCCAGAACCCAGGGGAGCCAGGCTTGCCAGCCTCTAAGAAAATCAAGACCCCCACAGCCCCTCCGTGGCCTGCCTCGGGCACCGCTACCCCCACGTCCCCCTCCGGCCCAGAGCGTGCCGCACTGCACTGGGCCGCGCTGGTCTGCATGATGGTCTTCGTGAGCGCCTTCTCCTTCGGGTTTGGACCAG TGACCTGGCTCGTCCTCAGCGAGATCTATCCCGTGGAGATCCGAGGCAGAGCCTTCGCCTTCTGCAACAGCTTCAACTGGGCGACCAATCTCCTTGTCAGCCTCTCCTTCCTCGACCTCATCG GCGCCATCGGCTTGTCCTGGACCTTCCTGCTCTATGGGCTGACCGCTGTCCTCGGCCTGGGCTTCATCTATGCATTTGTCCCTGAAACAAAAGGCCAGTCCTTGGCAGAGATAGACCAGCAGTTCCAGAAGAGAAG GTTCGCCCTGAGCTTTGGCTCCAGGCGGAGCTCCACCCGCATTCCGTACACCCGCATTGAGGTCTCTGCAGCCTCTTGA
- the TP53RK gene encoding EKC/KEOPS complex subunit TP53RK: protein MGALRRRRGSIMAASGAAAVAGRNEDPAPEAEALAAARERSSRFLSGLELVKQGAEARVFRGHFQGRAAVVKHRFPKGYRHPALEARLGRRRTVQEARALLRCRRAGICAPVVFFVDYASNCLYMEEIEGSVTVRDYIQSTMETEKTPQSLLGLARTVGQVLARMHDEDLIHGDLTTSNMLLKPPVEQLNIVLIDFGLSFVSALPEDKGVDLYVLEKAFLSTHPNTETVFEAFLKSYSTFSKKSRPVLKKLDEVRLRGRKRSMVG from the exons ATGGGCGCCCTGCGGCGGCGCCGGGGCTCCATCATGGCGGCCTCCGGGGCTGCTGCTGTCGCCGGGAGGAACGAGGACCCGGCGCCGGAAGCCGAGGCGCTAGCCGCAGCTCGGGAGCGGAGCAGCCGGTTCTTGAGCGGCCTGGAGCTGGTGAAGCAGGGCGCCGAGGCGCGCGTGTTCCGCGGCCACTTCCAAGGCCGCGCGGCCGTGGTGAAGCACCGCTTCCCTAAGGGCTACCGGCATCCCGCGCTGGAGGCGCGGCTCGGCCGGCGGCGAACCGTGCAGGAGGCCCGGGCGCTGCTCCGCTGCCGCCGCGCAG GGATATGTGCTCCCGTTGTCTTTTTCGTAGACTATGCATCCAACTGCTTAtacatggaagaaattgaaggcTCAGTGACTGTTCGAGATTATATTCAGTCTACTATGGAGACTGAAAAAACTCCTCAAAGCCTCCTTGGCTTAGCCAGGACAGTCGGGCAGGTTTTGGCTCGAATGCACGATGAAGACCTCATTCATGGTGATCTCACCACTTCCAACATGCTCCTGAAACCCCCCGTGGAGCAGCTGAACATCGTGCTTATAGACTTTGGACTCAGTTTCGTTTCAGCACTTCCTGAAGATAAGGGAGTTGATCTCTACGTGCTAGAGAAAGCCTTCCTCAGTACCCATCCCAATACGGAGACTGTGTTTGAAGCCTTTCTGAAGAGCTACTCCACCTTCTCCAAAAAGTCCAGGCCGGTGCTAAAAAAATTAGATGAAGTGCgcctgagaggaagaaagaggtccATGGTCGGGTAG